Proteins co-encoded in one Cytophaga hutchinsonii ATCC 33406 genomic window:
- a CDS encoding recombinase family protein translates to MKKAVIYSRVSTDEQAQLGYSLRDQERCLRLFCEKNDLEVVHHYQDDHSAKDFNRPQFQQFLRDVKSKRIKVDYFVCLKQDRFSRDTRLALNSVHDLEKLGVTVKYVENNLDLSIAENIIPYLLNFGIAELENKRLSERTKKGMRQAKREGRWVGTPPRGYKSIPDSTGKKILTPNQYSTLIIEAFTEFAQGNHSTESLRKVLYARGLKVSENQFPNILKNPIYCGKIRIDEWKEEKEEIVIGIHEPLISVELFEKVQRILNGTSTPNKPHKKLDPELPLRPFLKCSCGSNLTGSRSRSRNGNYHYYYHCQNGCSVRFPAKVANKKFETFLSMFSFSEDVILLYKEVLKDEFSKQVKERLELSAADAALKLKTQNLLDNADEKYIANELDNTTYQRVKEKYQKILDTITNKELDSKVVKSEFEKYLKGVTLLDSLDVKYKEGTIEFKNALLGSIFMGKLEFSENEYRTTQINSVVENLLLNFNELASYKKEKATTNSGFLQQAPPLGLEPRTP, encoded by the coding sequence ATGAAAAAAGCGGTAATTTATTCTCGGGTATCAACTGATGAGCAGGCACAATTAGGTTACAGTCTAAGGGATCAGGAACGATGTTTAAGATTATTTTGTGAGAAAAATGACTTAGAAGTTGTGCATCATTATCAAGACGATCATAGTGCAAAGGATTTTAATAGACCACAGTTTCAGCAATTCTTAAGAGATGTAAAAAGTAAAAGAATCAAGGTTGACTATTTTGTTTGCCTGAAACAGGATCGGTTTTCAAGAGATACAAGATTAGCATTGAATTCAGTTCATGATCTAGAGAAACTTGGTGTGACAGTTAAATATGTAGAAAATAATTTAGACCTTTCAATTGCAGAAAACATTATACCTTACTTGCTAAATTTTGGAATAGCTGAATTGGAGAATAAAAGGTTAAGCGAAAGAACAAAGAAGGGTATGCGCCAAGCTAAACGTGAAGGGCGTTGGGTTGGTACACCCCCAAGAGGTTACAAATCTATACCCGATTCTACAGGAAAAAAAATATTGACACCGAATCAATATTCAACGTTAATTATAGAAGCATTTACAGAGTTTGCTCAAGGGAATCATTCTACAGAATCATTAAGGAAGGTCTTATATGCACGTGGTCTAAAAGTATCAGAGAATCAATTTCCAAATATCCTTAAAAATCCTATTTATTGTGGGAAGATAAGAATCGATGAGTGGAAAGAAGAGAAAGAAGAAATTGTCATCGGAATTCATGAGCCTTTGATAAGTGTGGAGCTATTCGAAAAAGTACAGCGTATATTAAACGGAACTTCTACACCTAACAAACCTCATAAAAAACTTGATCCTGAACTTCCATTGCGGCCCTTTTTAAAATGCAGTTGTGGCAGTAATTTGACAGGGAGTAGGTCAAGGAGTAGAAATGGCAATTATCATTATTACTACCACTGCCAAAATGGTTGTTCTGTAAGATTTCCTGCTAAGGTTGCAAATAAAAAATTCGAAACGTTTCTTTCAATGTTTTCTTTTTCTGAAGATGTTATTCTTTTGTATAAAGAAGTATTAAAAGACGAATTCTCAAAACAAGTAAAAGAAAGGTTGGAATTGAGTGCAGCTGATGCGGCACTCAAATTAAAAACCCAAAATCTTCTTGATAATGCAGATGAAAAATATATCGCGAATGAGCTTGATAATACCACTTATCAAAGAGTAAAAGAAAAGTATCAGAAAATACTGGATACAATTACAAATAAAGAGCTCGATTCTAAAGTTGTTAAGTCTGAATTTGAAAAATATTTAAAAGGAGTAACCCTCTTGGATTCATTAGATGTTAAGTATAAAGAAGGAACGATAGAGTTTAAAAACGCTCTTCTTGGTTCGATATTCATGGGCAAATTAGAATTTTCCGAAAACGAGTATCGAACCACTCAAATTAATAGTGTTGTCGAAAATTTGCTTTTGAATTTCAATGAATTAGCAAGCTATAAAAAAGAAAAAGCCACTACGAATAGTGGCTTTTTACAGCAGGCTCCCCCTCTTGGGCTCGAACCAAGGACCCCATGA
- a CDS encoding L-piperidine-6-carboxylate dehydrogenase, whose translation MTQLPVKEIFDAFNIQKQNASAMSAGQTWHSNETFLKSSPINGELLATVEYASKETYNALIEKAQEAFPVWSALPAPKRGEIIRQIGDAFREKKQELGALITIETGKLLQEGLGEVQEIIDVCDFAVGLSRQLYGLTMHSERPDHRMYEQYHPLGIVGIISAFNFPAAVWSWNAIIGAVCGNVCIWKPSEKAPLSAIACQSVVSEVIKKNGLPEGIFTIYQGAAAQGSWMADDERVALVSATGSVAMGKKVNQAVAGRLGKVLLELGGNNAIIVTEKANLDMATRAIVFGAVGTAGQRCTTTRRLIVHESIYKKLVDDLTRIYAQLSIGSPLDADTLVGPLIDETAVELYEKRIATAQKEGAVLVTGGKRMQPKGFEKGTYVLPAILEADGAIPSIQEETFAPILYISKYTGHVENAIKMNNGVRQGLSSAIFTGDLQQMERFLSNKGSDCGIANVNIGTSGAEIGGAFGGEKETGGGRESGSDSWKAYMRRQTNTINYGNTLPLAQGIKFDL comes from the coding sequence ATGACTCAGCTACCGGTTAAAGAAATATTTGACGCATTTAATATTCAAAAACAAAATGCGTCTGCTATGTCTGCAGGTCAAACATGGCATAGCAATGAAACGTTTCTAAAAAGTTCGCCGATTAACGGAGAGCTTTTGGCAACTGTTGAGTATGCTTCAAAAGAAACGTATAATGCATTGATTGAAAAAGCTCAGGAGGCTTTTCCTGTATGGAGCGCATTGCCTGCTCCCAAACGTGGTGAAATCATCCGGCAGATTGGTGATGCATTCAGAGAAAAGAAACAGGAATTAGGCGCGCTCATTACAATAGAGACAGGAAAGCTTTTACAGGAAGGTTTGGGTGAAGTGCAGGAAATTATTGATGTGTGCGATTTTGCCGTTGGCTTGTCACGCCAGCTGTATGGCTTAACCATGCACTCTGAAAGACCTGATCACAGAATGTATGAACAATATCACCCGCTTGGGATTGTCGGGATTATATCCGCCTTTAACTTTCCTGCTGCTGTCTGGTCGTGGAACGCAATCATTGGCGCTGTATGTGGTAACGTATGTATCTGGAAGCCGTCAGAAAAAGCACCTTTGTCGGCAATTGCCTGTCAGTCGGTTGTTTCAGAAGTAATAAAGAAGAACGGATTGCCGGAAGGAATATTCACCATCTACCAGGGAGCCGCCGCGCAAGGCAGCTGGATGGCGGATGACGAACGCGTAGCGCTTGTTTCTGCTACCGGGTCTGTTGCAATGGGTAAAAAAGTGAATCAGGCTGTTGCCGGTCGCTTAGGCAAAGTTTTGTTAGAACTTGGCGGTAACAATGCGATCATTGTTACAGAAAAAGCCAATCTTGACATGGCAACACGTGCCATTGTTTTTGGGGCAGTGGGTACGGCTGGTCAGCGTTGTACAACGACACGCAGGTTGATTGTGCATGAAAGCATATACAAAAAGCTTGTTGATGATCTGACACGTATTTACGCACAGCTTTCTATAGGAAGCCCTTTGGATGCAGACACATTGGTTGGCCCGTTGATTGATGAAACAGCTGTAGAACTGTATGAAAAACGCATAGCGACTGCTCAGAAGGAAGGGGCGGTATTAGTCACAGGCGGCAAGCGTATGCAGCCTAAAGGTTTTGAAAAAGGAACATATGTGTTGCCTGCTATTTTAGAAGCCGACGGTGCAATACCATCCATTCAGGAAGAAACGTTTGCGCCGATTTTGTATATTTCAAAATACACCGGACACGTAGAAAATGCCATAAAAATGAACAATGGCGTGCGCCAGGGTTTATCTTCCGCCATTTTTACAGGAGATTTACAACAAATGGAAAGATTCCTTTCAAATAAAGGGTCTGATTGCGGCATTGCCAATGTAAACATAGGAACGTCAGGCGCTGAAATAGGAGGTGCATTTGGAGGTGAAAAAGAAACCGGTGGAGGCAGAGAGTCTGGTTCTGATAGTTGGAAAGCATATATGCGACGCCAAACGAATACAATTAATTACGGGAATACCTTGCCTCTTGCTCAAGGGATAAAATTTGATTTATAA
- a CDS encoding SRPBCC family protein: MKIVKIVALSFLSLVVLTFIFAFFVDGHYEVSKSILINRSSPDVFAYVSHIKNQEHYSVWAKRDTNSIKTYRGRDGVVGFTATWKSEMKKVGQGEQEIKKIIPNKRIDLELRFFKPFEATDHVFMETIAQDEEETKVVWGFDGEMAYPVNFFLLFVDMEDVLGGDLETGLVNLKTILESK; encoded by the coding sequence ATGAAAATTGTAAAAATTGTAGCACTAAGCTTTTTATCTCTTGTAGTACTCACATTTATATTTGCCTTCTTTGTTGACGGCCATTACGAAGTATCAAAAAGCATTCTTATCAATAGATCTTCGCCAGATGTTTTTGCTTATGTTTCTCACATTAAAAACCAGGAACATTACAGTGTTTGGGCTAAGCGAGACACAAACAGCATCAAGACATACAGAGGAAGGGATGGAGTAGTTGGCTTTACGGCTACCTGGAAAAGCGAGATGAAAAAAGTTGGACAGGGGGAACAGGAAATCAAAAAAATCATACCGAATAAACGAATTGATTTGGAATTAAGATTCTTCAAACCCTTTGAAGCGACAGATCATGTTTTCATGGAAACCATTGCACAGGATGAAGAAGAAACAAAAGTAGTCTGGGGCTTTGATGGCGAGATGGCATATCCTGTAAATTTCTTTCTGTTGTTTGTAGACATGGAGGATGTGCTGGGCGGTGATCTGGAGACAGGACTTGTAAACTTAAAAACAATTTTAGAAAGTAAATAG
- a CDS encoding response regulator, with amino-acid sequence MKNMETAVDTKYHSIMLVDDNEIDNLINQKMIEAAGICTHIFVHSGARSAIEFLKNIEKLAKGSLDLYLPDLIFLDIDMPLMDGFQFLEEFEKMSDLIKDQCNVIMLTSSLNPQDLMKAKKNKHIIKYINKPLTLDNLRKI; translated from the coding sequence ATGAAAAATATGGAAACAGCCGTGGACACCAAATACCATTCAATCATGCTTGTCGATGATAATGAAATCGACAACTTAATAAATCAAAAAATGATTGAAGCAGCCGGCATATGTACGCATATATTTGTTCACTCTGGTGCAAGAAGCGCCATTGAATTTTTGAAAAATATAGAGAAACTTGCTAAAGGGTCATTGGATTTGTATTTGCCGGATTTGATTTTTCTTGACATTGATATGCCTTTAATGGACGGCTTTCAATTTTTAGAAGAGTTTGAAAAAATGTCTGATCTGATAAAAGATCAATGCAACGTAATCATGCTTACATCCTCACTGAATCCACAGGATTTAATGAAGGCAAAAAAGAATAAACACATCATTAAATACATCAACAAACCATTGACCCTGGATAATCTAAGAAAGATTTAA
- a CDS encoding helix-turn-helix domain-containing protein gives MGTEGNPKLLRKLAQRVKELREKANLTQENAFNDTGIHFGRIETGKRDFSVSTLKKICVYLQISMTDFFKGIKE, from the coding sequence ATGGGCACAGAAGGAAATCCAAAACTTTTAAGAAAATTAGCTCAACGAGTTAAAGAACTTAGAGAAAAAGCCAATTTAACTCAGGAGAATGCATTCAATGATACGGGAATACACTTTGGTAGAATTGAAACTGGAAAAAGAGATTTCTCCGTAAGTACACTTAAGAAAATATGTGTATACCTTCAAATATCCATGACTGATTTCTTTAAAGGAATCAAGGAGTAA
- a CDS encoding restriction endonuclease, with amino-acid sequence MDRKKKHGSFILTNEFTLEEFLAVALLPNSEKEYYPVSHFPTDKHLEDYLATIESRSEKEVRDLLRHFLPKNSTYGKDNYYRKYYIQREESESITLEQQVETNNYRIEDTEYYRRLIFSIFPHEHVWEGLTWTLDLLPHSPNEAIRVIDAYFLANCQFLPDDLMTGISDCTTILRARYFDKEHPREIFLNLLPKEFEQLVAGLYSEMKYLTRLTKTTRDGGVDIFASKDEPGKKEKLVIQCKRYTPKITLDEVKVLHSTTLSTKSTKGVFVTSSEYTRDAKKFSEDNPSVELIDYKQLIKLLNKHYGPYWTSKISRILNNQKIRIK; translated from the coding sequence ATGGATCGTAAAAAAAAGCATGGAAGTTTTATATTGACGAACGAGTTTACATTGGAAGAATTTCTTGCAGTAGCTCTTTTGCCAAACTCTGAAAAGGAATATTATCCAGTTAGTCACTTCCCAACCGATAAACATTTGGAAGATTATTTGGCAACCATTGAGTCAAGATCAGAAAAAGAAGTTCGGGATTTATTAAGACATTTTTTACCTAAGAATTCAACTTACGGAAAGGATAACTATTACCGTAAGTATTATATTCAGCGAGAGGAAAGTGAATCAATAACTTTAGAACAGCAAGTGGAAACAAACAATTATAGAATTGAAGATACCGAATATTATAGGCGGCTAATTTTTTCTATATTTCCCCATGAACATGTTTGGGAGGGTTTGACTTGGACTTTAGACCTTTTACCGCATTCACCCAATGAAGCAATTAGAGTAATAGACGCTTATTTTTTAGCTAACTGTCAATTTTTACCAGACGATTTAATGACTGGAATCAGTGACTGTACTACTATTCTAAGGGCTAGGTATTTTGATAAGGAACATCCAAGAGAAATTTTTTTAAATCTGTTGCCTAAAGAGTTTGAGCAATTAGTTGCAGGACTGTATTCTGAGATGAAGTACTTAACCAGGCTAACTAAAACTACACGAGATGGAGGTGTTGATATTTTTGCTTCTAAAGATGAGCCTGGTAAGAAAGAGAAACTCGTAATTCAATGCAAACGTTACACTCCAAAGATTACCTTAGACGAAGTTAAAGTATTGCATTCAACGACTTTGAGTACTAAATCTACTAAAGGCGTATTTGTTACAAGTTCTGAATATACTAGAGATGCAAAAAAGTTTTCCGAGGATAATCCTTCAGTTGAACTAATAGACTATAAACAATTAATTAAACTTTTGAACAAACATTATGGCCCATATTGGACAAGCAAAATTAGCCGTATTCTTAACAATCAAAAAATCAGAATTAAATAA
- a CDS encoding Do family serine endopeptidase, protein MSLKKLGMLAVVSSIFGGIVALVGYQYFVKKNEFTSIESMQRASFANFSDTSAIAVPAGLNFIHAAELTTPAVVHIKTTYMPETTRPKTRDEELFRYFYGDPYENYNQPREASGSGVIVTGGGYIVTNNHVVDKASKIQVVLNDKRTYDAKLIGTDPTTDLALIKIEGENLPFVVYGNSDQVRIGEWVLAVGNPFNLTSTVTAGIISAKTRSINILRDKDNMAIESFLQTDAVVNPGNSGGALVNLRGELIGINTAIASPTGAYAGYSFAVPVSLVKKVIDDIMNYGQVQRGLLGVVIQDMTPALAKEKTIDFISGVYVSAVNQGSAADLGGIKEGDIVTKINDINIGATTQLQEVVARYRPGDKLKVKYVRKGKELETSVTLKNKLGDMAIVAKDDNSVKTKLGADLQPVSGGEMSVLEISGGAKVAKLFSGKLKEAGVREGFIITSIDKKPVSSPEDVVRILESTTNGGILMEGIYPNGKKEFYGIGW, encoded by the coding sequence ATGAGTTTGAAGAAACTAGGAATGTTAGCGGTAGTGTCTTCTATCTTTGGAGGCATTGTAGCTTTAGTCGGCTACCAGTATTTTGTCAAAAAGAATGAATTTACGTCCATTGAATCGATGCAGCGCGCATCCTTTGCAAATTTTTCAGATACATCTGCTATCGCAGTGCCTGCGGGTCTCAATTTTATTCATGCCGCAGAATTGACTACACCGGCAGTAGTGCATATAAAAACAACGTATATGCCTGAAACTACACGCCCTAAAACGCGTGATGAAGAATTGTTCCGGTACTTCTATGGTGATCCGTATGAAAATTACAACCAGCCGCGCGAAGCTTCCGGCTCCGGCGTTATTGTTACCGGCGGCGGATATATCGTAACAAATAATCACGTGGTTGATAAAGCATCTAAGATTCAGGTTGTATTAAATGACAAAAGAACCTACGATGCAAAACTGATCGGAACAGATCCGACAACGGATCTGGCATTGATTAAAATTGAAGGTGAAAATCTTCCGTTTGTAGTGTATGGCAACTCGGATCAGGTGCGTATCGGTGAGTGGGTACTGGCTGTAGGAAATCCGTTTAACTTAACGTCTACGGTTACCGCAGGTATTATCAGCGCTAAAACAAGAAGCATCAATATCCTGAGAGATAAAGATAACATGGCGATTGAATCTTTTCTGCAGACAGATGCGGTAGTAAACCCGGGCAATAGCGGTGGTGCATTGGTAAACTTAAGAGGAGAACTGATTGGTATCAATACGGCTATTGCAAGTCCTACGGGAGCATATGCAGGTTATTCGTTTGCTGTACCGGTATCTCTTGTTAAAAAAGTGATTGATGACATCATGAACTATGGCCAGGTGCAACGTGGTTTATTAGGTGTGGTGATTCAGGATATGACGCCTGCTTTAGCAAAGGAAAAAACAATCGATTTTATTTCAGGAGTTTATGTGAGTGCCGTTAATCAGGGAAGTGCAGCAGACCTGGGAGGTATTAAAGAAGGCGATATTGTAACAAAGATCAATGACATCAACATCGGCGCAACAACACAATTGCAGGAAGTAGTGGCGCGCTACAGACCCGGCGACAAATTGAAAGTTAAGTATGTGCGCAAAGGAAAAGAACTTGAAACTTCGGTTACCTTAAAAAATAAATTAGGCGATATGGCCATTGTTGCTAAAGACGACAACTCTGTTAAAACGAAGCTTGGCGCAGACTTACAGCCGGTATCGGGTGGTGAAATGAGTGTGCTGGAAATTTCCGGCGGTGCAAAGGTTGCAAAATTATTTAGCGGTAAATTAAAAGAAGCAGGCGTAAGAGAAGGATTTATTATTACTTCCATCGATAAAAAACCTGTCAGCTCGCCGGAAGATGTTGTCCGCATTCTTGAATCTACTACCAATGGCGGTATCTTGATGGAAGGTATTTATCCGAATGGAAAAAAAGAATTCTACGGCATTGGTTGGTAA
- a CDS encoding recombinase family protein, whose protein sequence is MKTKVICLVRVSTQDQDYQRQISDLTKYSQARDFVIVDFISEKVSGTKRNEERNGIQELLKRARKKEFQKVIVQEISRLGRNPFQVQRVIEELAELSISVVVQNMNLETLDEGGNRNGFIDLMLSTAVHFSSIERSWIVNRIRSGQKNSKKKIGRPFNTFESKEAVLKKYAAVVRDLKSGISIRKVAKLNDLSTPTIQRVKKLMQEL, encoded by the coding sequence ATGAAGACAAAAGTAATATGTCTGGTTCGTGTGAGTACACAAGACCAGGATTACCAAAGACAGATTTCTGATTTGACAAAATACAGTCAGGCCAGAGATTTTGTAATTGTAGATTTTATCTCTGAAAAAGTTTCAGGCACAAAACGAAATGAAGAACGAAACGGGATTCAAGAACTTTTAAAAAGGGCCAGAAAGAAAGAATTTCAAAAAGTAATTGTTCAGGAGATTTCAAGGTTAGGAAGAAATCCATTTCAGGTTCAACGTGTGATTGAAGAATTGGCAGAGCTTTCTATTTCAGTTGTGGTTCAAAACATGAACCTTGAGACTTTGGATGAAGGTGGAAATAGAAACGGATTTATAGATTTGATGCTAAGCACAGCAGTTCATTTTAGTTCAATTGAGAGAAGTTGGATTGTAAATCGAATTCGTTCAGGACAAAAGAACAGTAAGAAAAAAATTGGACGTCCATTCAATACATTTGAGAGTAAGGAAGCTGTATTGAAAAAATATGCAGCAGTTGTAAGAGATTTGAAAAGTGGAATCTCAATAAGAAAGGTGGCAAAGTTGAATGATTTATCAACTCCAACTATTCAACGAGTAAAAAAGCTGATGCAGGAATTGTAG